In Candidatus Omnitrophota bacterium, the sequence CCGGTGAGACTTATGGCTGTCTGGATTAACCCTGACAGCTTCCCTGAAAATTTCGATTATACCATCATGAGTTACCTTTTCTTCATAAGCGTAAATCAAAAGTTCATAATAAACATCCCCCTTCGGGCTAAGTTCGCTCAATACCTTAAGCTCTAAGGCAGCCTCTTTATACCGGCCTTTTAAGGTGTAATAAGATAATAACCGCCAGTGATTAAAACGATTGTTGGGAGCAAGCTTTAAGGACTCATCGATCACCGGCTTGGCATCATCTAATCTTCTGAGAATAATATATTGTCTTGCAAGGTTACCGTAAGCAATCCCCAAATCAGTAATATTTTCTTTGGGGTAATACCTTATTTCCAGCTCCAACGCCTCTGCTGCCTTATCATGACGGCCAATGTAATCATATACAAAAGCAAGCGCTTGATAATTGGTATAATCCTGGGGGTTTTCTTTAATCGCCATTTTTATCCCTCTGATGGTATCATAAATTTCCAGATCGCTCAGGTTTCCCGACCATGGCCCATCTACATGAAGTGGCGAGACTTGCGGCACACCAGGAGCCTTAACACTTACATTAGCTGACGGTGCCCCGCAAAAAGCCAAAAATAAAAACAGCGTCATAATTCCCGACCTAACCATTTTCACATAA encodes:
- a CDS encoding tetratricopeptide repeat protein — translated: MNRVYVKMVRSGIMTLFLFLAFCGAPSANVSVKAPGVPQVSPLHVDGPWSGNLSDLEIYDTIRGIKMAIKENPQDYTNYQALAFVYDYIGRHDKAAEALELEIRYYPKENITDLGIAYGNLARQYIILRRLDDAKPVIDESLKLAPNNRFNHWRLLSYYTLKGRYKEAALELKVLSELSPKGDVYYELLIYAYEEKVTHDGIIEIFREAVRVNPDSHKSHRMLATAIKSSPGGLDKNFSLVMEEYNKALELDPEYIPTYISIAGTYMLRALCGKDKNKKYFNDSLEWFNKAYEIEPENVKLAYAMGELFMRMEQYDQAINKLEYTVSKTGNAPEPVDMLAAAYNDRAYQFYKTGENMEEGLALIDKAINLRPDNGIILSTKAELLYKMGRLNEAYDYIKRGIALAPGHEEIQQDLENIEKALLGLDEDKR